The Diospyros lotus cultivar Yz01 chromosome 15, ASM1463336v1, whole genome shotgun sequence genome has a window encoding:
- the LOC127791382 gene encoding trans-resveratrol di-O-methyltransferase-like, translating to MAERGRNSGELLKAQAHIWNQIFNFGNSFRLKAAVELGIPDVIHNHGQPMKLSDLVASLPINPAKAHCIPRLMRGLVHSGFFLEKKASENEQESCFSLTPTCHLLLKDNPFDLCPFLLAVPEPCFINSWRSLSTWLQNDDPNTTFNTANGMPFWDYLGLNPTVNDRFNEAMAADSRLIASVTVRECKGVFEGVNSVVDVGGGTGTMAAAIADAFPHLKCTVFDQTHVVGDLQESQNLKFVGGNMFEAIPPADAILLKWILHSLSDEDSIKLLKKCKEAIPSKDKGGKVIIIDMVLGIENGDHESIETQLFLDMQMMINVGGKERNKKDWEELLCKAGFSDYNIFPVLGLRSLIEAYP from the exons ATGGCCGAAAGAGGAAGAAACAGCGGCGAGCTACTCAAAGCTCAAGCCCACATATGGAACCAAATATTCAATTTCGGGAATTCTTTCAGACTCAAAGCCGCAGTTGAACTAGGCATTCCAGATGTCATCCACAACCACGGCCAACCCATGAAACTCTCAGACCTTGTTGCTTCGCTTCCCATCAACCCAGCTAAAGCTCACTGCATCCCCCGCCTCATGCGCGGCCTCGTTCATTCCGGCTTTTTTCTCGAGAAAAAAGCCTCAGAAAATGAGCAAGAAAGTTGTTTTTCTCTCACGCCCACTTGCCACCTTCTCTTGAAGGACAATCCCTTCGACTTATGTCCATTCCTGCTCGCCGTGCCGGAGCCCTGTTTTATAAATTCATGGCGGTCTTTGAGCACTTGGCTCCAGAACGATGATCCTAACACAACTTTTAACACTGCGAATGGGATGCCATTTTGGGATTATCTTGGCCTTAATCCGACGGTGAACGATAGGTTTAACGAGGCAATGGCTGCTGATTCGAGATTGATTGCTAGCGTGACGGTTCGAGAGTGTAAGGGAGTGTTTGAGGGGGTGAATTCGGTGGTAGATGTTGGAGGCGGCACCGGAACTATGGCCGCCGCCATTGCCGACGCGTTCCCACACTTGAAGTGCACGGTGTTTGATCAAACGCATGTAGTTGGAGATTTACAGGAGAGTCAGAATTTGAAGTTCGTGGGTGGAAACATGTTTGAGGCCATTCCTCCTGCAGATGCAATTCTGCTCAAG TGGATTTTGCACTCTTTGAGTGATGAAGACAGCATCAAATTATTGAAGAAATGTAAAGAGGCAATTCCAAGCAAAGACAAGGGGGGAAAGGTGATAATCATAGACATGGTGTTGGGAATCGAAAATGGAGATCATGAGTCCATTGAGACACAACTCTTCCTTGATATGCAAATGATGATTAATGTGGGTGGTAAGgagagaaacaagaaagactggGAAGAGTTGCTTTGCAAAGCTGGTTTTAGTGACTATAATATATTTCCAGTTTTAGGGTTAAGGTCTCTCATTGAGGCATACCCTTAA